The proteins below are encoded in one region of Streptomyces roseirectus:
- a CDS encoding TIGR03084 family metal-binding protein, translating into MADPTPVIDDLRAESDELDRLVAELTPDQWRLPTPAAGWTIAHQIAHLAWTDRSARLAMTDQAAFSRELEKAMAAPGDFVDNGARDGAERPPERLLGGWRAEREALEKVLRTAPERGRFPWYGPPMSTASMATARLMETWAHGLDVAGTLGVTPVPTDRLRHIARLGVRTRDFAFGVHGLGAPFEEFRVELTAPSGDLWTYGPEDADQRITGPALDFCLLVTQRAHRSDLALNAEGPEAEQWLGIAQAFAGPPGGGRPPKSQAAGPPAGEAG; encoded by the coding sequence ATGGCCGACCCCACCCCCGTCATCGACGACCTGCGCGCCGAGAGCGACGAACTCGACCGGCTGGTGGCCGAGTTGACCCCGGATCAGTGGAGACTGCCGACGCCGGCGGCCGGTTGGACCATCGCCCACCAGATCGCGCACCTCGCCTGGACGGACCGCTCCGCGCGCCTGGCGATGACCGACCAGGCGGCGTTCTCGCGGGAGTTGGAGAAGGCGATGGCCGCGCCCGGCGACTTCGTGGACAACGGGGCACGGGACGGAGCCGAGCGGCCGCCCGAGCGCTTGCTCGGGGGCTGGCGGGCCGAACGCGAGGCGCTGGAGAAGGTGTTGCGGACGGCACCGGAGCGTGGACGCTTCCCCTGGTACGGGCCGCCGATGTCGACCGCGTCCATGGCCACCGCCCGCCTGATGGAGACCTGGGCCCACGGCCTGGACGTGGCCGGCACGCTGGGCGTCACCCCGGTCCCCACCGACCGCCTCCGCCACATCGCCCGACTCGGCGTCCGCACCAGGGACTTCGCGTTCGGCGTGCACGGACTCGGGGCGCCCTTCGAGGAGTTCCGGGTGGAACTCACCGCGCCTTCGGGCGACTTGTGGACGTACGGCCCCGAGGACGCCGATCAGCGGATCACCGGCCCCGCGCTCGACTTCTGCCTCCTGGTCACCCAGCGAGCCCACCGATCCGACCTCGCGCTGAACGCCGAAGGCCCGGAAGCGGAACAGTGGTTGGGCATCGCCCAGGCGTTCGCGGGACCGCCCGGAGGCGGCCGTCCGCCGAAGTCGCAGGCCGCCGGACCGCCCGCCGGGGAGGCCGGATGA
- a CDS encoding acyl-CoA carboxylase subunit beta, translating into MTVLPTALDAHSPEHRANREAMRAKLDELAAEHAKALAGGGPKYVERHRARGKLLARERIELLGDPDTPFLELSPLAAWGSEYPVGASLVTGIGVVEGVECLITANDPTVRGGASNPWSLKKALRANDIALANRLPCVSLVESGGADLPSQKEIFIPGGAVFRDLTRLSAAGVPTIAVVFGNSTAGGAYVPGMSDHVIMVKERAKVFLGGPPLVKMATGEESDDESLGGAEMHARVSGLADHFAVDERDALRQARRVVARLNHRKAYDDPPPAAPPEYDEEELLGIVPGDLKVPFDPREVIARIVDASDFDEFKPLYGTSLVTGWAALHGYPVGILANAQGVLFSQESQKAAQFIQLANQRDVPLLFLHNTTGYMVGREYEQGGIVKHGAMMINAVSNSRVPHLSVLMGASYGAGHYGMCGRAYDPRFLFAWPSAKSAVMGPQQLAGVLSIVARQSAASKGLPYDEEADEGLRAMVERQIESESLPMFLSGRLYDDGVIDPRDTRTVLGMCLSAIHTAPYEGARGGFGVFRM; encoded by the coding sequence GTGACCGTCCTGCCGACCGCCCTGGACGCGCACAGCCCGGAGCACCGGGCCAACCGCGAGGCGATGCGGGCGAAGCTCGACGAGTTGGCGGCCGAGCACGCGAAGGCGCTCGCCGGGGGCGGACCGAAGTACGTGGAACGGCATCGCGCGCGGGGGAAGCTCCTCGCGCGGGAGCGGATCGAGCTGCTGGGCGATCCGGACACGCCGTTCCTGGAGCTGTCGCCGCTGGCGGCGTGGGGGAGCGAGTATCCCGTCGGGGCGTCACTGGTGACCGGGATCGGGGTCGTCGAGGGCGTGGAGTGCCTGATCACGGCCAACGACCCCACCGTGCGCGGGGGCGCGAGCAACCCCTGGAGCCTGAAGAAGGCCCTGCGGGCGAACGACATCGCGCTCGCCAACCGGCTGCCCTGCGTGAGCCTGGTGGAGTCCGGCGGCGCCGACCTGCCGTCGCAGAAGGAGATCTTCATCCCCGGCGGCGCGGTCTTCCGGGACCTCACGCGGCTGTCGGCGGCGGGCGTCCCGACGATCGCCGTGGTGTTCGGCAACTCGACGGCGGGCGGCGCGTACGTGCCGGGGATGTCCGACCACGTGATCATGGTCAAGGAGCGCGCGAAGGTGTTCCTCGGCGGCCCGCCGCTCGTGAAGATGGCGACCGGCGAGGAGAGCGACGACGAGTCCCTGGGCGGCGCCGAGATGCACGCACGCGTGTCGGGCCTCGCCGACCACTTCGCCGTGGACGAGCGGGACGCCCTCCGCCAGGCACGCCGCGTGGTGGCCCGCCTCAACCACCGCAAGGCGTACGACGACCCGCCCCCGGCCGCGCCGCCCGAGTACGACGAGGAGGAGCTGCTGGGGATCGTCCCCGGCGACCTGAAGGTCCCGTTCGACCCGCGCGAGGTGATCGCCCGGATCGTCGACGCCTCCGACTTCGACGAGTTCAAACCGCTGTACGGGACGAGCCTGGTGACCGGCTGGGCGGCCCTGCACGGCTATCCCGTGGGGATCCTCGCCAACGCGCAGGGCGTGCTGTTCAGCCAGGAGTCCCAGAAGGCCGCCCAGTTCATCCAGCTGGCCAACCAGAGGGACGTCCCGCTGCTGTTCCTGCACAACACCACCGGCTACATGGTCGGCAGGGAGTACGAGCAGGGCGGCATCGTCAAGCACGGCGCCATGATGATCAACGCGGTGAGCAACAGCAGGGTGCCGCACCTGTCGGTCCTCATGGGCGCCTCCTACGGCGCCGGCCACTACGGCATGTGCGGGCGCGCCTACGACCCCCGGTTCCTGTTCGCCTGGCCGAGCGCCAAGTCGGCCGTGATGGGCCCTCAGCAGCTCGCGGGCGTCCTGTCGATCGTCGCCCGGCAGTCCGCCGCCTCCAAGGGCCTCCCGTACGACGAGGAGGCCGACGAGGGCCTTCGCGCCATGGTCGAGCGGCAGATCGAGTCGGAGTCCCTGCCGATGTTCCTGTCCGGCCGGCTGTACGACGACGGCGTGATCGACCCGCGCGACACGCGCACCGTCCTCGGGATGTGCCTCTCGGCGATCCACACCGCCCCTTACGAAGGCGCGCGCGGCGGCTTCGGCGTCTTCCGGATGTGA
- a CDS encoding acetyl/propionyl/methylcrotonyl-CoA carboxylase subunit alpha, giving the protein MISTLLVANRGEIACRIFRTCRELGIRTVAVHSDPDETALHARVADRSVRLPGAAPAETYLRGDLIVKAALAAGADAVHPGYGFLSENAGFARAVLDAGLLWIGPPPGAIETMASKTRAKALMGLAPLTDVTEADLPVLVKAAAGGGGRGMRIVRRARDLAPALEAARAEAASAFGDGEVFVEPYVEHGRHVEVQVLADTHGTVWALGTRDCSLQRRHQKVIEEAPAPRLCDATARELRDLAVRAARAVSYVGAGTVEFLLAPDGTAHFLEMNTRLQVEHPVTEAVFGLDLVAEQIRVAEGAALADEPPPARGHAIEARLYAEDPARDWTPQTGTLHRLAVPEGVRLDTGYTDGDEIGVHYDPLIAKLVAHAPTRAEAVRKLAGALERAAVHGPVTNRDLLLRSLRHEEFTHARMDTGFYDRHLTALAHASADPLAPLAAALADAHGRSRFGGWRNVPAQPQRKRYETAGEEHEVEYRHTRAGLEADGVRVVHADAGTVVLEADGVRRRFEVARYGARVYVNGTALTALPRFPDPAPQRAPGSLLAPMPGTVVKVAPGLVTGSGVEAGEPVVWLEAMKMQHAITAPVSGTLTALEVRPGQQVEVGALLAVVEGPREDTPERQDATEGAP; this is encoded by the coding sequence ATGATCTCCACGCTGTTGGTCGCGAACCGGGGCGAGATCGCCTGCCGGATCTTCCGCACCTGCCGTGAGCTGGGAATCCGAACCGTCGCCGTGCACTCCGACCCCGACGAGACCGCGCTTCACGCGCGTGTGGCCGACCGGTCCGTACGGCTGCCCGGAGCGGCGCCCGCCGAGACGTACCTGCGCGGCGACCTGATCGTGAAGGCGGCGCTCGCGGCCGGCGCGGACGCCGTGCACCCCGGGTACGGATTCCTGTCCGAGAACGCCGGCTTCGCGCGCGCGGTCCTCGACGCGGGCCTGCTGTGGATCGGCCCGCCGCCCGGGGCGATCGAGACGATGGCGTCCAAGACGCGCGCGAAGGCCCTCATGGGGCTCGCCCCGCTGACCGACGTGACCGAGGCCGACCTGCCGGTGCTGGTGAAGGCGGCGGCCGGGGGCGGCGGGCGCGGCATGCGGATCGTGCGCCGCGCGCGGGACCTCGCCCCCGCCCTGGAGGCCGCCCGTGCGGAGGCCGCGAGCGCCTTCGGGGACGGCGAGGTGTTCGTCGAGCCGTACGTCGAGCACGGGCGCCACGTCGAGGTGCAGGTCCTCGCCGACACGCACGGCACCGTCTGGGCGCTCGGCACGCGCGACTGCTCGCTCCAGCGGCGCCACCAGAAAGTGATCGAGGAGGCGCCCGCGCCAAGGCTCTGCGACGCCACCGCGCGGGAGCTGCGGGACCTGGCCGTACGCGCGGCGCGCGCGGTGTCGTACGTCGGCGCCGGGACCGTCGAGTTCCTGCTCGCCCCCGACGGCACGGCGCACTTCCTGGAGATGAACACCCGCCTCCAGGTCGAACACCCCGTCACGGAGGCCGTGTTCGGCCTGGACCTCGTCGCGGAGCAGATCCGCGTCGCCGAAGGGGCGGCCCTCGCGGATGAGCCCCCGCCCGCACGCGGGCACGCGATCGAGGCCCGCCTCTACGCCGAGGACCCCGCGCGTGACTGGACCCCGCAGACCGGCACCCTGCACCGCCTCGCCGTCCCGGAGGGCGTCCGCCTGGACACCGGCTACACCGACGGCGACGAGATCGGCGTCCACTACGACCCGCTGATCGCCAAACTCGTCGCCCACGCGCCCACGCGCGCGGAGGCCGTCCGCAAGCTGGCCGGCGCCCTGGAGCGGGCCGCCGTCCACGGCCCGGTCACCAACCGGGACCTCCTGTTGCGCTCCCTGCGCCACGAGGAGTTCACGCACGCCCGGATGGACACCGGCTTCTACGACCGCCACCTCACGGCCCTCGCCCACGCGTCCGCAGACCCCCTCGCCCCCCTCGCGGCGGCCCTCGCGGACGCGCACGGCCGCTCGCGCTTCGGCGGCTGGCGCAACGTCCCCGCGCAGCCGCAGCGCAAGCGGTACGAGACGGCCGGCGAGGAGCACGAGGTCGAGTACCGGCACACCCGCGCGGGACTGGAGGCGGACGGGGTGCGTGTCGTCCACGCCGACGCGGGGACCGTTGTCCTCGAAGCCGACGGCGTGCGGCGCCGGTTCGAGGTCGCGCGGTACGGCGCGCGCGTGTACGTGAACGGGACGGCCCTGACCGCGCTGCCCCGCTTCCCCGACCCGGCGCCCCAGCGCGCACCGGGCTCGCTGCTCGCGCCGATGCCCGGCACGGTCGTCAAGGTCGCGCCCGGCCTCGTCACCGGATCGGGTGTCGAGGCGGGAGAACCGGTCGTGTGGCTCGAAGCGATGAAGATGCAACACGCTATCACGGCCCCGGTCTCGGGAACGCTGACGGCGCTGGAGGTCCGGCCGGGACAGCAGGTGGAGGTGGGGGCCCTGCTGGCCGTGGTCGAGGGCCCCCGCGAGGACACCCCCGAGCGACAGGACGCAACCGAAGGAGCACCGTGA
- a CDS encoding acyl-CoA dehydrogenase family protein, whose translation MSPVIESDEHKALREAVAAFGRHYGRDYLTKVIDEGRHPTELWQEAAKLGYLSVNLPEEYGGGGGGIAELALVLEELGAAGSPLLMMIVSPAICGTVIARFGTEAQKRAWLPALADGSRLMAFGITEPDAGSNSHRITTTARRDGADWLLTGRKVFVSGVDAADATLIVGRTEDARTGRLKPCLFIVPRDAPGFTRRKIDMELHGAEKQFELTLDDVRLPADALVGDEDAGLMQLFAGLNPERVMTAAFAIGMGRYALARAVEYARDRTVWDTPIGAHQAIAHPLAQAHIDLELARLMTQKAAHLYDAGDDTGAGEAANMAKYAAGEACVKAVDQAVQTLGGNGLTREFGLASLITVSRVARIAPVSREMILNYVSHQSLGLPKSY comes from the coding sequence GTGAGCCCGGTCATCGAATCCGACGAGCACAAGGCCCTGCGCGAGGCGGTCGCGGCCTTCGGCAGGCACTACGGCCGCGACTACCTCACGAAGGTCATCGACGAGGGCCGCCACCCCACCGAGTTGTGGCAGGAGGCCGCGAAACTCGGCTACCTCTCGGTCAACCTGCCCGAGGAGTACGGCGGCGGAGGCGGCGGCATCGCCGAACTCGCCCTGGTCCTCGAAGAGCTGGGAGCGGCCGGCTCGCCCTTGCTGATGATGATCGTCTCCCCGGCGATCTGCGGCACGGTGATCGCCCGCTTCGGCACCGAGGCACAGAAGCGCGCATGGCTCCCCGCGCTCGCGGACGGCTCGCGCCTGATGGCCTTCGGTATCACCGAACCGGACGCGGGCTCCAACAGCCACCGCATCACCACCACGGCCCGCAGGGACGGCGCCGACTGGCTCCTCACCGGCCGCAAGGTCTTCGTCTCCGGCGTCGACGCCGCCGACGCCACCCTGATCGTCGGCCGTACCGAGGACGCCCGCACGGGCCGCCTCAAGCCCTGCCTGTTCATCGTCCCGCGCGACGCGCCAGGGTTCACCCGCCGCAAGATCGACATGGAACTGCACGGCGCGGAGAAGCAGTTCGAGCTGACCCTCGACGACGTCCGCCTCCCCGCCGACGCCCTCGTCGGCGACGAGGACGCGGGCCTCATGCAGCTCTTCGCCGGCCTCAACCCCGAACGCGTCATGACGGCCGCCTTCGCGATCGGCATGGGCCGGTACGCGCTCGCGCGAGCGGTCGAGTACGCGCGCGACCGCACTGTCTGGGACACCCCCATCGGCGCCCACCAGGCGATCGCCCACCCTCTCGCGCAGGCGCACATCGACCTCGAACTGGCCCGCCTGATGACCCAGAAGGCCGCCCATCTGTACGACGCGGGCGACGACACGGGCGCGGGCGAGGCGGCGAACATGGCGAAGTACGCGGCCGGAGAGGCGTGCGTGAAGGCCGTCGACCAGGCCGTCCAGACCCTCGGCGGCAACGGCCTCACGCGCGAGTTCGGCCTCGCCTCGCTGATAACGGTCTCGCGCGTGGCTCGTATCGCCCCGGTGAGCCGGGAGATGATTCTCAACTACGTCTCCCACCAGAGCCTGGGCCTGCCCAAGTCGTACTGA